Genomic window (Streptomyces sp. LX-29):
AGTGGATCCGGCCGCCGAGTCCGGGAAGCACGGTGGCGCGCAGCCTCTCGTTCTCGATCACGATCGCGTCGAACTCGGTCTCCGTGCGACGTCGTCCGTAGCCGTCCCGCAGCGGCACCGGCAGCAGCGAACGCAGTGGCTCGTAACCGATCTGTCGGGCCATCTCGGCGGGGAGCGCGGCGCGCTGCCGGGCGTCGAGCCGGTGCGCCTCGTCGAGCGGGTGCAGGGCGGGCAGCGGGTTGGCGGGCCCGAGCGGGGCGGCGGGCAGGGTCAGCACGGTACGTCGCACCATCGTGGCCACAGCGGCGTCACTCGCTTCCTCGCCGGGGCCGCCACGGCTGTGGCGGCCGTCAACGACCATGGAACACCGCCGTGGCGCCCCTGAACAGGGCGTCTCCGGGGGGAGTCGAGGGCCGCGCCGCCGGGAGGATCCGGCGGGCGGCGGGGCGTGGCCCAGGTGGGCGGCGGCGTGGCGCCCGGTGGGCGGCGGCGTGGCTCAGGCGGGCGACTGCGTGGCTGAGGCGGTCGGCGGCGTGGCTCAGGCAGGCTCGTCGAGCATCTCGCGGGTGATGGCCCAGCGCTGGTGGTCTCGCCACGCCCCGTCGATGAAGAGGTACTCCGGCGAGAAGCCCTCCAGTCGGAAGCCGTGCCGCTTCACCAGCCCGGTCGACGCCGCGTTGTCCGGTTGGATGTTGGCCTCCAGCCGGTGCAGCCCGAGCGGCCCGAAGGCGTGCCGCAGCACCAGTCCGAGCCCCTCGGCCATATAGCCCCGGCCGGCCGAGGGGACGAAGGCGCCGTAGCCCAGGTAGCCGCTCTGGAACCGCCCGCGCACGATGTTGTTGACGTTGACGAACCCGGTGACGGCTCCGGTCTCCTGGTCACAGACCAGGAACCCCTCGCGGTCGGGCTGTTCCAGCTGTCCGATGTAGCCGTCGAAGGCGTCGTCGGTCGTCGGCAGGAACAGCCATGGTCGGTGGAACTCGACGCTCTCACGGGCGAGTCGGGTGAACTCCTCCCGGTCGCCGCGCGCTATGGATCGGATGGCCGCACGGGTTCCTGCGGCGATGTACTCGGCATGCAGGGAGTCAGACATCGGACAATCTTAGGAAGTCGCGGCGCTCAGCTCCAGGTCGCGGGGGCGGTGCCCCAACGGAGGGAGGGGTGCGCCCAGCGCGTGGGGCCCCCGTCGAAGTCCACCGGGGAGAGCGCGTGGCGCAGTCGCCCCAACTCCCCGTCGGCTTCGGCGAGCCAGCGTCCGGCGCCGCCGGAACCCGGGGCCTCCGGGGTGCCGGGAGCCGGGGCCTCCGGGGTGACGCCGTGGCCAGAGGCGCCCCGGGGCTCGTCGGTGTCCCGCGCCGGGGGCCGGGGGCGGGGGTCGGCCGGGATGCCGTGCAGCAGCCAGCCGGCGGTCTGCGCGAGCGCGAGCCGGGCCAACCAGGTGCCCCCGGTGACGAGTTGCTCGGTGACGGCGCGCAGCACCGCGGCGGCCAGCAGATAGCCGGTGCCGTGGTCCAGGACCTGAGCGGGGAGCGCGCCGGGGCGATCCTCGGACGCGTCGGCGGCCGCCTCCCGCGTGGCGATGCCGGTCGCGGCCTGCACCAGGCTGTCGAAGCCACGTCGCCCGCCCCAGGGTCCGTAGCCACCCCAGGCGCTCAACTGCCCGATGACCAGGCCGGGGCGGCGCTCCGCGAGGGCGTCGGGGGCCAGCCCGTACCGGTCCAGGGCGCCGGGCCGGTAGCCGGTGACCACGACGTCCGCGGTCGCCAGCAGGTCCTCGAACGCGGCCCGGTCGGCGCGGCGGCCGAGGTCCAGCACGGTGGAGCGCTTACCGAAGCCGGTGTCGGCGTGGACGTCGGGGGCCTCCGGCAGCCGCGGCGCGTCCACCCGCAGCACGTCCGCGCCGAGCAGGGCGAGCGTGCGGGTCGCCACCGGCCCCGCGAGCACCCGGGTCAGATCGAGCACCCGCAGGCCGGCCGCGGGCAGCCGGGGCCGGGGCGCCCCGGCGGGCGGCCCCGTCCGAGGCGCCCCGGCGGGCGGCCGCGTCCGAGACGCTCCGGCGCGCCGGTCGCCCCGCTCCCCCAGCCGTGGGGCGGGCGCGTCCCCGATCCGCTCCAGGGTCAGCACCGGGTGCCGGGCCACCGCCGCCCCCTGTGGATGGGCCGCCCACTGCTCCGGCGACCGTACGGCGACGGCGAGCCCGCCCGCCGCGTACACCGTCCGCTCCACCTCGCGGGCGGCTCGCCCGGCCAGGTCGGCGGCGACCCGCTCGACGAGGGCCGCGCCGCCCGCTCCCCCGTGGTCGGTCACACCCAGCGCGGCGAGCAGTCGCGCCCGGTGGTGCGGGTAGTTGGCGTGCGTGCGCACCCAGCCGTCCGCGGTGCGCCAGTAGCGGGACAGCGGGGCGAAGACGGTCGGCGCGCGGCCCTCGATCAGCAGCAGTCGTTCGCTGGCGAACGCGGTCGCCACCGCCGCGTCGTCCACCCGTACGCCGGGCACCGCGGCGCCCGGGCCCGCGCGGCGGGCCGCCAGTTCGGCGGCGGCCAGCGCGCAGACCGCGACCGTGGACCTGGCCAGTTCCCGCGCCGGCAGCCTGGCCGGGAGCGTTCCGGCCGGGCCGCCGTAGTCGATCCGGTCCAGCAGCGCGGGGTCGCCGCCGAGCGCCGCCCAGGCCCGCGCCGTACCGTGCGTGGATCGCTTCACCATGCACGCAGTGTGCCAGCGCGGCCCGGCGGCCGCCGGGTGTCCGCGCCGTCGCCCCGAGATCAGGCAGGCACCCCCGGCGTCGGGGAGGCGACCGGTCCGTCACGGCGCCGCCGGCGGCCCGCGACCGACCTCAGTGGCGGCGGAAGAGCAGGGCGCCGCAGAGCGCACCGACCACGCCCATGCCCAGCAGCGCCAGCCACAACGGCATGGTCACCTCCCAGAACAGCAGCCGGATCCCCACCTGCTGCATGTTCTCGAAGATGAAGATCAGCGCGAGCACGAAGAGGATGAGGCCGGCGACACGGCCGGGTGTCGACACCAGCTCCCGCATGCCGCCCCGGAAGCCGCTGTGCTTGCCTCTGGCCGCGCTCATGGCTTGCCTTCGCTCGCGCTCATGCGTCCAGCATCATCGGCGGCCGGCCCGGCGCATCCCCACGCGGCGGGCTACTGGTCCGTTCGGGTGGCCTCCAGGACCGCCCAGGCCGCCGCGTACCCCGAGCGGACGTGGTCCACCGGGATGTCCGCGAGCGACCAGGAGCCGACCGGCACCGTCGCCACACCGGTGCTCACGTAGTCCGTCGCCGGGTCACGCGAGAGTCCGGTGCCCAGGCCCTTGAGGTACGCCTCCTTGCGGGTCCAGCAGCGGGCGAACGCGGCCGGCCGCTCGGCCGGCGGCAGCACGGCCAACTCGGTGCGCTCCCGGGGGTGCAGGCTCGGCGCGATCTGGTCCACGACCTCCACCGACTGCACCCGCTCCACGTCCACCCCGATCGGCGTGCCCGCGAAGGCGAAGAGCACCAGGTCGGCGGCGTGCGACATGTTGAAGTGCAGCGCGCCGCCGCGGACCGCCGGGCGGCCGTGCGGCTCGCCGCAGCCGGGGCAGGGCTCCCGGATGAACGGCACCTCCGAGGGCTCCAGGTCGAGGTAGGCACCCAGCAGCCGGCGCAGTCCGACGTGGGCCGCGGTGTACCGCTCCCGGTCCTCGTCCCGCAGGAACGCGGCGACCCGCTCGCGCTCCTGGGCGTCGAGGATCTTCTCGGCCACATAGCCCTCCAGCTCGGAGGTGTACTCCGAGACGCTGAGCAGCCAGGTCTGCGGACCGCCCTGCCAGCGGCCGACCAGGGCGGCCGGCGGCTCGTCGCGCCCCAGGACGCGCGGCGCCGTCATGCCCGCGCTCCGCCGTCTGGCAGTTGCGCGCGGTCCGCCGCACGCCCTGCCGCGGCGTCCGGCGCCACGGCGTTCCTTACTTCGGTCATCGGGCGGTCTCCCCCACTGAGTCGGCAACGACATGGCCGGCGACGACGTCGCCGTCGATCACGCTACCGGTGCCCCGCCGCCACACGGCGACGGGGCCGGTCCGATCGGCGGGTCGGCCACGGCCGGACCAACCGAACGGCGGCGCGGGGGCGTTCGGGCGGTGGCGCGATCCGGTCCCCTACGTGGTGAACTCCAGGACGGATATGTCGGTGCGGGTGACGCCGAAGGTCTGCGTGTACAGCGACAGTTCGGCCTCCAGGGCCCGGACCAGGGTGGCGGCACGGCGGAAGCCGTGGCCCTCGCCCTCGAAGGTCAGATACGCGTGCGGGACGCCCCGACCGGCTGTCTCGGCCAGGAAGCGCTCGCACTGGGCCGGCGGGCAGATCGGGTCCTCCAACCCCTGGAGCAGCAGGAACGGCGCGCTGACGCGCCCCGCGTGGGTCAGCGGGGCCCGTTCGCGATAGCGCTCGGGGACTTCCTCCTCGGGGCCGATGAGGGTGTGCAGATAGCGCGACTCGAAGTCGTGCGTGCCGCCGTCCGCCCAGCCGACGAGGTCGAGCACCGGGTAGCTCACCGTGCCGCAGGCGTACAGCTCGGTGGTGGCGAGGGAGGCGGCCGCCGTCCAACCGCCGGCGCTGCCGCCGCGGATCGCCAGCCGGGAGGGGTCGGCCGTGCCCTCCTCGGCGAGCGCCCGGGCGACGGCGGCACAGTCCTCGACGTCCACCTCGCCCCAGCGCTCCCGCAGCCGCTCCCGGTAGGCGCGGCCGTACCCCGTCGACCCGCCGTAGTTGACGTCGGCGACGCCGATGCCGCGCGAGGTGAAGTAGGCGATCTCCAGATCGAGGACGAGCGGGGACCGGGAGGTCGGTCCACCGTGCGCCCAGACGACGAACGGCGGAGGGCCGCCGTCGGGCGCGCCGTGGTCGGGGCTGTGCGGCGGGTAGATGTGGGCGTGCACCTCCCGGCCGTCGACGCCGGTGAACGTGCGGATCCGCGGCTCCGGGTAGTAGGCCGGGTCGACGGGGTCGACATGCGCGGCGCCGATCACCCGCGCCCGCCCGGTGCGGGTGTCCAGCTCCACCACCTCGTAGCCGCTGCGTGGACTCGCGGCGACGCCGAGGACGCGGGTGCCGGCCGCCGCCAGCGTGGCCCTGTACTCGGTCCACGGGCCGGGGGCGTCCACCAACTCGCCGGTCTCCGGGTCGAGGACGCCCAGAGCGGCCGGTCCCCGGCCGTGGATGACGGCGATCAGCCCGCTCTCCAGCGGCAGGAACCAGCGCAGGCCCAACGCCCACAGCGGCCCGCCGAAGTCCTCCTCCCGCGGGCACAGCGGGGTGCCGGACACGGCCCCGGAGCCGGTGCCGGGTCCGGCACCGGGGGCCGCATCGGGGTCGATCCGGCGCAGGTTCCACCAGCCGGAGACGTCCGAGACGTACAGCAGCATGCCGTCCGCGGCCCATTCGACCTGGGCCACCGCCTCGCCCGCGCCGCCCAGCAGCCGCCGCTCACCGGTGAAGGCGCCGTCGTCCGCGACCTCGGCGAGGATCACCTCCGTGCCGTCCCAGGGCATCCTCGGGTGGTCCCAGGCCAGCCAGGCCGCGCGCCGCCCGTCCGGGGAGAGCCGGGGCCCGGTGACGAACCGGTGGGCGCCGCCGGACAGTTCGCGCAGCGCGCCGCGGTCCTCGGCGGCGGAGCCGTCCAGCGGAACGGCGGCGATCACCCGTCGCACCTCGGTGGGGGCCGCGCCGGTGAACTCCTCCAGCACGCCCCACACCTCGCCCCGGTCGGCGTCGATCCGCAGATCGGCCCAGCGCAGCCCGCCGCCGACCGGGGAGACCGGGGTCAGCGGCCGGGGCGCGGCGGCACCGTCCGGCTCGTAGGCGTACAGCCGCTGGTCGTCGAAGTGGGCGAACACGATCAGTGGGCCGCCGGCCGGTCGCGCGAGGCCCGCCCACGGGGCGCCCCCGTACTCGATGACCCTGCTGCGCGCGTTCCACGGCGCGGGCAGGGCCGCCGCCTCGGTGCCGTCGGCCCGCAGCCGCACCAGGGTGCGCCGGCCGCCCTCCTCCGGGCGGGGCGCGGTCCACCAGACCTCGTCGCCGACCGTGCCCACGTACTCCGGTCGCCCGTCGAGCGACGCGGCCAGCGCGGCGTCGATCGGCGAGCCCCAGGCTCCGTACGGCGCCGTGGACACTGTTGTCTTCACCTGTGGTCACGCCTCCTGAAGGAAGTGGTCGAGTACGCGGACGCCGAAGTGCAGGGCCTCGACGGGCACGCGCTCGTCCACACCGTGGAAGAGCGCCTTGTAGTCGAAGCCTTCGGGGAGCCTGAGCGGCGAGAAGCCGTAGCCGACGACGCCGAGCCGGGAGAACTGCTTGGCGTCGGTGCCGCCCGTCAGGCAGTACGGCACCACGGAGCCCTCCGGGTCGAACCGCTCGACGGCCGCGCGCATCGCCGTGTACGTCGGCGCGCCGGGTCCCACCGGCGCCTCCAGCGCCACCTCACGGTGGTGGAACTCCCAGTCGACGTCGGGGCCGGTGAGCCGGTCCAGGGCGGTGCGGAACTCCTCGTCGCCGCCGGGCAGGACGCGGCCGTCGACATAGGCGGTGGCGCTCCCCGGAATGACATTGATCTTGTAGCCGGCCTCCAGCACCGTCGGGTTGGCGCTGTTGCGCACGGTCGGCCCCACCAGCGCGGCGGCCCGCCCCAGCTTGGTCAGCAGCTCGTCCACGTCGACGTCGGGGGCCTCCGGATCGACGGCGATGCCCTGGAGCGCGGCCAGTTCGGTCAGGCAGGCGCGGACGGTCGGGGTCAGCCGGACCGGCCAGCGGTACTCACCGATCCGCGCGACGGCGGCCGCCAGCCGGCTCACGGCGTTGGCCCGGTTGGTCAGGGAGCCGTGGCCGGCGGTGCCGCGCGCGGTGAGGCGCACCCAGGCGGTGCCGCGCTCACCGGCCCCGATGGGATAGATCCGCTGCCGCGGCCCGGCGTGGAAGGTGTAGGCACCGGACTCGCCGATGCCCTCGGTGCAGCCCTCGAAGAGCCCGGCGTGCTCGTCCACCAGGAAGGCGGCGCCGGCCGAGCCGTTGTCCTCCTCATCGGCGGTGAAGGCGAGGACGATGTCCCGGCGCGGCCGCACCCCGGCACGCGCCCAGGCCCGGACCACCGCGAGCACCATCGCGTCCGTGTTCTTCATGTCGACGGCGCCCCGGCCCCAGACGACGCCGTCGCGCACCTCGCCGGAGAAGGGGTGCACGGACCAGTCCGCTGGCTCGGCGGGCACCACGTCCAGATGGCCGTGGACCAGCAGCGCGGGCGCGCTCGGGTCTCGGCCCTCGATGCGCGCCACCACATTGGTGCGCCCCGGCACCCGCTCCAGCAGGGTGGGTGCGATATCGGCCTCGCCGAGCCGCTCGGCGACGTATTCGGCGGCGGGACGCTCCCGGCAGTCCCCGCCACCCCGGTTGGTGGTGTCGATCCGGATCAGCTCGGAGGTGAACCGCACCACTTCCTCCAGCGCCTGCGCGTCGATCGCCTCCGCGCGGCCGGTCTGCTCAGCCATACTCCTCCTCCGTTGCGGCCGAGGCGAGGGTGGTGACCGCCTTGAAGCAGCGGATGCCCTCGTACATGGTGGTTGACGTGTAGGAGACGCGTCGCTCTCCGCTGCGCTCCACGCCGGGCACCACGGTCACCGCGCCCGCCAGGTGCTCCGCGTCGAACTCGACCTCGATCGTGAAGGGGCCACCGCGCGCCGGCTCGTGGCGCACCGCGAGCGCCGCCGCCTCCTTCGCCGCGGCCCGGATGTCGGCCGCGGTGCGCGCCGGGGGGCGGCACACCGCCGCGTACCGTGACACGTAGTCCTTGACGACGACGTGCCGGGCCCGCGGAGCGTACGCCCGGGCGTCCTGACAGGTGCGGTCGTCGCCCGTCACCAGGACCACCGGCACCCCGTACTCGGCGACGACCAGCGAGTTGAGCAGGCCCTCGCTGGCGCGCACGCCGTCGACCCACACGCCGGTGATGGAATTGGCGAGGTAGGTGTGGGCGAGCACGCCCTCGGTGCCCGCGCCCGTGTGGTAGCCGACGAACGCGACGCCGTCGACATCGCCGTGCTGGACGCCCTCGACCATGCTCAGGGCCTTGTGTCGGCCGGTCAGCATCCGGGCCCGCTCGTCCAGCTCCTCCAGCAGCAGGTTGCGCATCCCCCAGTGCGCCTCGTTGACGACGACCTCGTCGGCGCCGCCGTCGAAGAAGCCGGCGACGGCCGCGTTCACATCCGAGGTGAACAGCCGGCGGCAGCGCTCCCACTGCGAGGCGCCGGGCAGCACATCGGCCGGCCATGTCACGCCGGTGACGCCCTCCATGTCCGCGCTGACAAGGATCATCATGCCTCGTCACGTTACGCGTTGCCGGACGGCCGAACCAGCCCTGTGGACAACCGTCGCCGGGGCCCGCCGCCGGGTCGGCACGAACGGCGCAACGCGGGCCCTACGCGCCTCGTCGACCCCGTCGGCCCCGTCCTCCCTGTCATCCCCGGCACTCCGTTCCGCCCCCGTCCGGTCGGTCTCCGCTCAGTCCTCGTATCCGAGCAGCAGGTCCCGCTCGGTGCGGCCGCCGCCCGCGATGTGCAGGACGGTGGCCACCGGCGGATAGCCGGCGGCGATCACGGTGTACTCGCCGGCCGACAGGTCGACGAAGCGGAAGGCGCCTTCCGTGCCGGTGGTGGCGGTGTCCACCACGTTCCCCGCGGCGTCGAGCAGGGTGACGCGCGCGTCCTCCACCGGGCGGCCGCCACCGGCCCGCACCACGCCGCGCAGCACCGCACCGCCGGCCAACTCGATGTCCTGCCGGGTCTCCCGTGCCGCCTGCACCGACACCGGCAGCGCCGCGGGGCGGAAGGCGGGGGCGCTGGAGGCCAGGGTGTACTCGCCGGCGATCAGCTCGGTGATGACATAGCCGCCCTCGCGGCCGCTGCGGGTGGAGGCCACCACCTCGCCGCGTACGTCGGTGAGGGTGACGATGGCGTCCCGCACCGGCGTGCCGTCGGCCGTCTGCACCGTGCCGGCGAGCCGGCCCGCGCCCCCGAGCACGACGTCGAGGTCGACCGGGCGGTCGGCGACGGTGACGGTGACCGCCTGCGGCTGGTGGCCGCCGGCCGAGGCGATCAACACATAGGAGCCGGTGCCGGGGGTGCTGAGCGCGTACCGCCCGTCCTCTCCGGTGGCGCCGCGCCCGATCTGCCGACCGCCCACGTCGATGAGGGTCAGGGCGGCGCGCGGCACGGAGGTGCCGTCGCTGTGCTGGACGGTGCCGCAGACCGGCACGCCGGCGGAGATCGGTGCGGTGTGCGGGGTGGGCGGGGCGACGGAGGTCTGGAAGCCCTCCATGCCCGGCTCCATGCCGTCCAGGCGCGCCGTCGGCACGGCGTGGTCGGGCGCGGAGGCGTGTTCGGCGGTGGACACCAATGGTTTCTCCTTGAGGAGGAGGGCGAGCAGGAAGCTCAGGACGAGCACCGGCACGAGGTAGAGGAAGATCCGCGGCATGGCGTCGGCGTATGCCGCGATGTACCCGTCACGCAGCACGGCGGGCATCTCGTGCACCATCTGCGGGGTGATCGATTCCGGGTCGGGCAGGGAGCCGCCGGCCGGTAGCTCCTCCGCCAGGCTGTCGGCGAGGCGGTCGGCGAACAGGGTGCCGAAGACGGCGGCGCCCACACTGCCGCCGATCTGCCGGAAGTAGTTGTGGGCGCTGGTGGCCGCGCCGAGGTCGGCGGGGGGCACGGAGTTCTGCACGGCGAGGATCAGCACCGCCATGACCAGTCCGACGCCGACCCCGAGGACCCCCATCCAGACGCTGTACTCCAGTCGCGAGGTGTCCTCGTGCACCAGGGACAGCAGCCACATGCCCACGGCGGAGATCGCGCAGCCCAGCAGCGGGTGCATCCGGTAGCGGCCGGTGCGACTGATGAGCTGTCCGGAGACGACGGAGGACACCACGACGCCGGCCATCATGGGCAGCATGAGCAGCCCGGATTCGGTGGCGCTGGCGCCGTCGACCATCTGGAGGAACGTCGGCAGGTAGGAGGCCGCGCCGAAGAGCGCGACGCCCACCAACGCGCCCACCAGGCCGGTGACGTTGAAGACGGAGTCGCGGAACAGCCGCAGCGGGATGATCGGTTCGGCGACGTGGTACTCGACGACCACGAAGAGGATCGCGGTCCCCAGCGCGCCGGCCGCGAGCCCCAGGATGACCCGGGAGCGCCACTCGTACTCGGTCCCGCCCCAACTGGTCAGCAGCACCACGAAGGTGGAGGACGCGGCCAGCAGCACCGCGCCGAGCAGGTCGAACCGGCCGCGTTCACCCGGGGGCTTGGGCAGCCGGAGCACCAGCGCCACGACGAGGAGGGTGACCAGCCCGAAGGGCACGTTGATGTAGAAGCACCAGCGCCAGGAGGCGTGGTCGGTGAAGAAGCCGCCGAGCAGTGGGCCGGCGACGGAGGCGAGCCCGAAGGTGGCGCCGATGGCGCCCATGTAGCGGCCGCGTTCGCGCGGGGAGACGATGTCCGCCATGATCGCCTGCACGCCGATCATGAGCCCTCCGCCGCCCACGCCCTGGATCGCCCGGAAGACGATCAGTTCGTTCATGGTGCGCGACCAGCCGGCCAGCGCCGAGCCGGCGACGAAGACGACGATCGCGAAGACGAAGACGCCCTTGCGGCCCATGACATCGCCGAGCTTGCCGTAGACCGGCAGCACCACGGTGGAGGCCAGCAGGTAGGAGGTCACGGCCCAGGACATGTCGTCCAGGCCGTGCAGCTCCCCGACGATCTTGGGGAGCGCGGTGGCCACGATGGTCTGGTCGAGCGCCGACAGCAGCAGCGTCAGCATCAGCCCGAAGAAGACCATCCGTACCCGGGCCCGACTGAGCGGGACCGGGGCGGCGTCCGGGTCGGCCGGTTGCCCGCCGTCGACCGCGGCGGACTCCGGCGGCCACCCGCCCTGGGGGTCCCCGCGCCCGGCTCCGTTCCAGGAGCCGCCCTCGGCCACGGCTCCGTATCCGTCCTCCGCGGCCTCGCCGGGCACGGCCGGAGCGCCGTCGCCCTTCACCAGGCTGGTTCCGACCACGGTGGTCCCGCCCACGTGCCTCTCCCCTCGTCGCGCCTGCGCCGCCGCCATTTCTCGCATTACGCGACATCAGGGAGCAAGCGCGACGATTTGCCGGAGAGGGGCGCACAAGCGGCTTTAGCGCCGGTCGGAGTGGCTACGGCGCACGACCGCACCCGGCGGGAAAACCACCCGAAACGGTGAGACTGACGCCGCACCGATCGGGTGGCCGACGCCTACTTCTCCAGCTCGGCGGCGAGGTTGGCGAGCACCGCGTCGTAGATCCGGGCCAGCCCCTTGGGGGCGAAGGTCCGCTCGAAGAAGCCGCCGATGCCGCCGGCGCCGGTCCAGGTGCTGGTGACCACCACCCGCGAGGCACCCTCACCCGCCGGGGTGACGGTCCATGTGGTGACCATGCTGGAGTTGCGGTCCTTCTCCACCAGCTGGCCGTCGGTCGGCTCGGTCACCTCCAGCAGACAGTCCCGCACCCGCTTGCTGGTGGCCTGGAGCTTCCAGTGCACCAGCGTGCCCTCGCCGTCGCCGCCCTCCCGCACCTCGTACTCGCTGAAGTGCTCGGACAGCACCTTGGCGCGGGTCCCGCTGTAATCGGCGAGCGCGTCGAACACGTCCTCGGCCCTGCCCTGGACGATCCGCTCCGTGGTGGCCTCGACCTGCCCCATCCTCTTCCTCCCGCACGTTCGGTTGCACTGCCCGGCAAGCCAACCACCTGCGGCGCAGCCACCCAAATCGAGGGTTGACGCGCATTTCTTCGAGCGTATGTTCTATTCTCGAACAAGCGAGAACCCGGAGGTGCACACCATGCGCTGGGACAACCTGAACCCCGACCGAGCCGCCCCCGCCCTCTTCGGCACCGACGCGGTGGTCACCCGTACCTTCGACACCCCCGAGTTCCGCGGCATCACCTTCCACGAGGTGCGGGCGCGCTCGATCGTCAACCGGGTGCCGGGTGCCTCCCGCATGCCGTTCGAGTGGACGGTGAACCCGTACCGCGGCTGCGCGCACGCCTGTGTCTACTGCTTCGCGCGCAAGACCCACAGCTATCTCGACCTCGACACCGGCCTCGGCTTCGACTCGCAGATCGTGGTGAAGGTCAACGCTCCCGAGCTGCTCCGCCGCGAGCTGGCCTCGTCCCGCTGGCAGGGTGAGCACATCGCCATGGGCACCAACGTCGACTGCTACCAGCGCGCGGAAGGGCGGTATCGACTGATGCCCGGCATCCTGGGCGCGCTGCGCGACCGCGCGAACCCCTTCTCGATCCTCACCAAGGGCACGCTGATCCTCCGCGACCTGGAGCTGCTGCGGCAGTCCGCGCGGGTGACCGACATCGGCGTCTCGGTCTCCGTGGGCTTCGTCGACCGCGAGCTGTGGCGCACCGTGGAGCCGGGCACCCCCTCCCCCGAGCGGCGCCTGGACGTCGTGCGGACCCTGACCGAGCACGGCATCCCGTGCGGGGTGCTGATGGCGCCGGTCATCCCGTTCCTCGGCGACACGCCCGAGCAGCTACGGGAGACCGTGCGGGCGATCGCCGCCGCCGGGGCGGGCTCGGTGACCCCGCTCGTGCTCCATCTGCGACCCGGCGCCCGCGAGTGGTTCATGGCCTGGCTGGCCCGCCACCATCCGCACCTGGTGCGGCGGTACGAGGCCATGTACGCGGGCGGGGCGTACGCGCCGACGTGGTACCAGCGACGCGTCACCCGCCAGGTGCACGAGCTCGCCGCCGAGTACGGCATCGGGCCCGCCCGCGCCGGCGCCGCCCGCAACATCACCCGTCCGGAGGCGGATCAGGACCCCGAGGTGGCGCACGACTCCGTGGCGACCCACGGGCCCGCCTCGGCGTCCGGGTCACGGGCCACCCAGCTGAGCCTGCTGTGAGGCGGCCGGAATTCGCTGTCGCGGCGCCCCCATGAGCCACGATCATGACGTTCCGTCATGACCAGGAGCGGGCCCCGAGGATCCGGGGGACGCCCCCGAGCACGCAAGGGAGTCCGCATGCCGCACCTCAGCCACCTCGCCGCCCCGGAGGGCGTCGCGCCGGGCAACGGCTACAGCCACGTCGTGTGGGGCAGCGGCCGCCTCATCGCCGTCTCCGGACAGGTCGCGCTGGACGAGCACGGCGAGCTGGTGGGCCCCGACGACCCCGCGGCCCAGGCCCGCCAGGTCTTCGAGAACCTCCGCCGTTGTCTGGCCGGAGCGGGCGCGACCTTCGCGGACGTGGCGAAGCTGACGTACTTCGTCACGGACGTGGCCCACCTGCCCGCGATACGGGAGGCCCGGGACGCCTTCGTCGACACCGCGCGGCCACCGGCCAGCTCCGCGGTCCAGGTCGCCGCGCTGTTCCGGCCGGACCTGCTGCTGGAGGTCGAGGCGCTCGCCGTCGTGGGCTCCTCGGAGCCCCCGCGCCGATAGCCGGTCATCCGATGCGCGTACGCGAGATGGTGGAGGACGACGTCACCGCGGTGGCCGGGCTACGCGTGCGCGGCTGGCAGGCGGCGTACTCCGGTCTGATGCCCCAGGCGTATCTGGACGGGCTGAGCGTGGCGGAGGACGCCGAGCGGCAGCGGGAGTACTTCTCCCGGG
Coding sequences:
- a CDS encoding SRPBCC family protein, with translation MGQVEATTERIVQGRAEDVFDALADYSGTRAKVLSEHFSEYEVREGGDGEGTLVHWKLQATSKRVRDCLLEVTEPTDGQLVEKDRNSSMVTTWTVTPAGEGASRVVVTSTWTGAGGIGGFFERTFAPKGLARIYDAVLANLAAELEK
- a CDS encoding M55 family metallopeptidase, yielding MMILVSADMEGVTGVTWPADVLPGASQWERCRRLFTSDVNAAVAGFFDGGADEVVVNEAHWGMRNLLLEELDERARMLTGRHKALSMVEGVQHGDVDGVAFVGYHTGAGTEGVLAHTYLANSITGVWVDGVRASEGLLNSLVVAEYGVPVVLVTGDDRTCQDARAYAPRARHVVVKDYVSRYAAVCRPPARTAADIRAAAKEAAALAVRHEPARGGPFTIEVEFDAEHLAGAVTVVPGVERSGERRVSYTSTTMYEGIRCFKAVTTLASAATEEEYG
- a CDS encoding RidA family protein: MPHLSHLAAPEGVAPGNGYSHVVWGSGRLIAVSGQVALDEHGELVGPDDPAAQARQVFENLRRCLAGAGATFADVAKLTYFVTDVAHLPAIREARDAFVDTARPPASSAVQVAALFRPDLLLEVEALAVVGSSEPPRR
- a CDS encoding Rv2578c family radical SAM protein — encoded protein: MRWDNLNPDRAAPALFGTDAVVTRTFDTPEFRGITFHEVRARSIVNRVPGASRMPFEWTVNPYRGCAHACVYCFARKTHSYLDLDTGLGFDSQIVVKVNAPELLRRELASSRWQGEHIAMGTNVDCYQRAEGRYRLMPGILGALRDRANPFSILTKGTLILRDLELLRQSARVTDIGVSVSVGFVDRELWRTVEPGTPSPERRLDVVRTLTEHGIPCGVLMAPVIPFLGDTPEQLRETVRAIAAAGAGSVTPLVLHLRPGAREWFMAWLARHHPHLVRRYEAMYAGGAYAPTWYQRRVTRQVHELAAEYGIGPARAGAARNITRPEADQDPEVAHDSVATHGPASASGSRATQLSLL
- a CDS encoding MFS transporter, with translation MGGTTVVGTSLVKGDGAPAVPGEAAEDGYGAVAEGGSWNGAGRGDPQGGWPPESAAVDGGQPADPDAAPVPLSRARVRMVFFGLMLTLLLSALDQTIVATALPKIVGELHGLDDMSWAVTSYLLASTVVLPVYGKLGDVMGRKGVFVFAIVVFVAGSALAGWSRTMNELIVFRAIQGVGGGGLMIGVQAIMADIVSPRERGRYMGAIGATFGLASVAGPLLGGFFTDHASWRWCFYINVPFGLVTLLVVALVLRLPKPPGERGRFDLLGAVLLAASSTFVVLLTSWGGTEYEWRSRVILGLAAGALGTAILFVVVEYHVAEPIIPLRLFRDSVFNVTGLVGALVGVALFGAASYLPTFLQMVDGASATESGLLMLPMMAGVVVSSVVSGQLISRTGRYRMHPLLGCAISAVGMWLLSLVHEDTSRLEYSVWMGVLGVGVGLVMAVLILAVQNSVPPADLGAATSAHNYFRQIGGSVGAAVFGTLFADRLADSLAEELPAGGSLPDPESITPQMVHEMPAVLRDGYIAAYADAMPRIFLYLVPVLVLSFLLALLLKEKPLVSTAEHASAPDHAVPTARLDGMEPGMEGFQTSVAPPTPHTAPISAGVPVCGTVQHSDGTSVPRAALTLIDVGGRQIGRGATGEDGRYALSTPGTGSYVLIASAGGHQPQAVTVTVADRPVDLDVVLGGAGRLAGTVQTADGTPVRDAIVTLTDVRGEVVASTRSGREGGYVITELIAGEYTLASSAPAFRPAALPVSVQAARETRQDIELAGGAVLRGVVRAGGGRPVEDARVTLLDAAGNVVDTATTGTEGAFRFVDLSAGEYTVIAAGYPPVATVLHIAGGGRTERDLLLGYED